One genomic window of Tribolium castaneum strain GA2 chromosome 10, icTriCast1.1, whole genome shotgun sequence includes the following:
- the LOC656402 gene encoding glycogenin-2 isoform X5, whose translation MGGFAWVTLATNDSYSLGALVLAHSLKQVGSKHQLAVLVTPGVTNPMRAKLATVFDLVQEVNILDSKDESNLRLLKRPELGVTFTKLHCWRLTQFDKCVFLDADTLVLQNCDELFEREELSAAPDVGWPDCFNSGVFVFRPSNETYDKLVQFAVEKGSFDGGDQGLLNLYFSDWATKDISKHLPFIYNLCSTACYSYLPAFKQFGADAKIIHFIGSSKPWLQYFNTETRKVQPTPDVKHLEAILQQWWNIFCLLIHPTLTPDMTGLAGAFAQLTLGAPRTAEQSALDDHLRRQGWEVGNIDYMGRDSFDNIWNKICQTLSAALPEDAPKTTEAPPPSTDAKPIEKSLTEAPAAPQEAAEPPKPQETQPISTECPITPKPKEETPQCPLAAKPKESEVPQIPAAPQPIETPTSQPQIQPQPISTESPQCPITPTPKEETPQCPLAPKPKESEVPQTPAAPQPIATPTPQPQIQPTETPLAPPTPPATAPQCPIALPPKDAAPVVPQTPPAKAAEQPPAPAAPQTPPVPATAPQTPPVGAAEQPPAPVAPQTPPVPAKEQPPTPVVAAEQPPTPVVPQTPPVPAKEQPPTPTAPQPPVEAAKQPPTPTASQAPETAAVAAQTPPVAAPEQPPAPAAPQTPPVPAAAAPQPPPAAAPVVPQTPPVPAKEQPSTPVVAAEQPQTPPVPAKEQPPTPVVAADQPQTPPVPAKEQLPTPAAPQTPPVAAAEQQTPQTAPAAVAQQPPPAAAAPAEAGKGKPESKQSKPETAQGAASVASPTPPPRKGSGGGKKSKSKK comes from the exons ATGGGAG GTTTCGCGTGGGTGACTTTGGCCACGAACGACTCGTACTCTTTGGGGGCCCTAGTTCTGGCGCATTCCCTGAAGCAGGTCGGGAGCAAGCACCAGTTGGCTGTGCTTGTGACTCCGGGAGTCACAAACCCGATGAG agcGAAGCTCGCAACTGTGTTTGATCTCGTTCAGGAAGTCAATATTTTGGATTCGAAAGATGAGTCGAACCTCCGGTTGTTGAAACGGCCTGAGTTGGGGGTTACATTTACGAAATTGCACTGTTGGCGCCTCACACAGTTCGacaaatgtgtatttttggATGCAGACACGTTG GTATTACAAAACTGTGATGAGTTGTTTGAGCGGGAGGAGTTATCAGCAGCGCCTGACGTTGGCTGGCCTGACTGCTTCAACTCGGGGGTTTTCGTTTTCCGGCCCTCGAACGAAACTTACGATAAGTTGGTACAGTTTGCGGTAGAAAAGGGCAGTTTTGAtg gggGGGACCAGGGATTgcttaatttatatttttccgaTTGGGCGACCAAAGATATTAGTAAACATTTGCCCTTCATTTACAATCTTTGCTCAACGGCGTGTTACTCCTATTTGCCGGCTTTCAAACA ATTTGGGGCGGATgccaaaataattcattttattggCTCGTCGAAGCCTTGGCTACAATATTTCAACACGGAAACGAGAAAAGTACAACCGACCCCCGATGTTAAACACTTAGAAGCAATTTTGCAACAATGGTGGAATATTTTTTGCCTTCTGATCCACCCTACTCTAACTCCCGACATG ACTGGATTAGCTGGCGCCTTTGCCCAGCTAACTTTAGGTGCGCCCAGGACTGCGGAACAAAGTGCCCTTGATGATCATTTGAGACGACAAGGCTGGGAAGTTGGTAACATTGATTATATGGGAAGAGACTCGTTTGATAACATTTGGAACAAGATTTGTCAAACTCTTTCGGCGGCATTACCGGAAGACGCTCCCAAAACTACAG AAGCGCCACCTCCATCGACTGATGCAAAACCGATTGAGAAAAGCCTAACCGAAG CACCAGCAGCTCCTCAAGAAGCTGCAGAACCACCTAAACCGCAAGAAACTCAACCAATTTCCACAGAATGCCCAATTACACCAAAACCCAAAGAAGAAACTCCACAATGTCCATTGGCTGCAAAACCGAAAGAAAGTGAAGTTCCTCAAATCCCTGCTGCTCCCCAACCAATTGAAACCCCAACCTCTCAGCCTCAAATTCAACCTCAACCAATTTCCACAGAAAGCCCACAATGTCCAATTACACCAACACCCAAAGAAGAAACTCCGCAATGTCCCTTGGCTCCAAAACCGAAAGAAAGCGAAGTTCCTCAAACTCCTGCTGCTCCTCAACCAATTGCAACCCCAACTCCACAGCCTCAAATTCAACCAACTGAAACTCCTCTTGCACCCCCAACTCCCCCTGCAACCGCACCTCAATGCCCTATAGCTCTTCCACCAAAAGATGCAGCTCCAGTAGTTCCCCAAACACCACCAGCTAAAGCTGCAGAACAACCTCCAGCTCCAGCTGCACCTCAAACACCACCAGTTCCTGCAACTGCACCACAAACACCGCCAGTTGGAGCCGCAGAACAACCTCCAGCTCCAGTTGCACCTCAAACACCACCAGTGCCAGCTAAAGAGCAACCTCCAACTCCAGTTGTAGCTGCAGAACAACCTCCAACTCCAGTTGTACCGCAAACGCCACCAGTCCCAGCAAAAGAACAACCTCCAACTCCTACAGCCCCACAACCACCAGTTGAAGCTGCAAAACAACCTCCAACTCCTACCGCATCACAAGCACCAGAAACAGCTGCCGTTGCGGCTCAAACTCCGCCAGTTGCAGCTCCAGAACAACCACCTGCTCCGGCTGCACCTCAAACACCACCTGTTCCAGCTGCAGCTGCGCCACAACCACCGCCAGCTGCTGCTCCAGTAGTACCTCAAACACCACCAGTTCCAGCAAAAGAACAACCTTCAACACCAGTTGTCGCTGCAGAACAACCTCAAACACCACCAGTTCCAGCAAAAGAACAACCTCCAACTCCAGTTGTCGCTGCAGATCAACCTCAAACACCCCCAGTTCCTGCAAAAGAACAACTTCCAACTCCTGCTGCACCGCAAACACCGCCAGTTGCAGCTGCAGAACAACAAACACCACAGACAGCTCCAGCTGCGGTTGCACAACAGCCGCCTCCAGCCGCAGCTGCGCCTGCGGAAGCTGGAAAAGGCAAACCTGAATCAAAACAGTCGAAACCTGAAACAGCACAAGGTGCCGCATCTGTAGCATCGCCCACTCCTCCACCTCGTAAAGGAAGTGGAGGTGGAAAGAAATCGAAATCGaagaaataa
- the LOC656402 gene encoding proteoglycan 4 isoform X2 — translation MGGFAWVTLATNDSYSLGALVLAHSLKQVGSKHQLAVLVTPGVTNPMRAKLATVFDLVQEVNILDSKDESNLRLLKRPELGVTFTKLHCWRLTQFDKCVFLDADTLVLQNCDELFEREELSAAPDVGWPDCFNSGVFVFRPSNETYDKLVQFAVEKGSFDGGDQGLLNLYFSDWATKDISKHLPFIYNLCSTACYSYLPAFKQFGADAKIIHFIGSSKPWLQYFNTETRKVQPTPDVKHLEAILQQWWNIFCLLIHPTLTPDMARSSSDVTHTKSFRTSPEPKIIIRDPWEEYDLKQSSLPDPSQEQSQSPISEIFEPQIKPVESHNTNADTASHETSSLIPCDNQFEDCDPIPIIETDHVPELLHIEPEPEPEPEPISPVPSIDCEAAAVCEKTLHTPPCGDKTDTGLAGAFAQLTLGAPRTAEQSALDDHLRRQGWEVGNIDYMGRDSFDNIWNKICQTLSAALPEDAPKTTEAPPPSTDAKPIEKSLTEAPAAPQEAAEPPKPQETQPISTECPITPKPKEETPQCPLAAKPKESEVPQIPAAPQPIETPTSQPQIQPQPISTESPQCPITPTPKEETPQCPLAPKPKESEVPQTPAAPQPIATPTPQPQIQPTETPLAPPTPPATAPQCPIALPPKDAAPVVPQTPPAKAAEQPPAPAAPQTPPVPATAPQTPPVGAAEQPPAPVAPQTPPVPAKEQPPTPVVAAEQPPTPVVPQTPPVPAKEQPPTPTAPQPPVEAAKQPPTPTASQAPETAAVAAQTPPVAAPEQPPAPAAPQTPPVPAAAAPQPPPAAAPVVPQTPPVPAKEQPSTPVVAAEQPQTPPVPAKEQPPTPVVAADQPQTPPVPAKEQLPTPAAPQTPPVAAAEQQTPQTAPAAVAQQPPPAAAAPAEAGKGKPESKQSKPETAQGAASVASPTPPPRKGSGGGKKSKSKK, via the exons ATGGGAG GTTTCGCGTGGGTGACTTTGGCCACGAACGACTCGTACTCTTTGGGGGCCCTAGTTCTGGCGCATTCCCTGAAGCAGGTCGGGAGCAAGCACCAGTTGGCTGTGCTTGTGACTCCGGGAGTCACAAACCCGATGAG agcGAAGCTCGCAACTGTGTTTGATCTCGTTCAGGAAGTCAATATTTTGGATTCGAAAGATGAGTCGAACCTCCGGTTGTTGAAACGGCCTGAGTTGGGGGTTACATTTACGAAATTGCACTGTTGGCGCCTCACACAGTTCGacaaatgtgtatttttggATGCAGACACGTTG GTATTACAAAACTGTGATGAGTTGTTTGAGCGGGAGGAGTTATCAGCAGCGCCTGACGTTGGCTGGCCTGACTGCTTCAACTCGGGGGTTTTCGTTTTCCGGCCCTCGAACGAAACTTACGATAAGTTGGTACAGTTTGCGGTAGAAAAGGGCAGTTTTGAtg gggGGGACCAGGGATTgcttaatttatatttttccgaTTGGGCGACCAAAGATATTAGTAAACATTTGCCCTTCATTTACAATCTTTGCTCAACGGCGTGTTACTCCTATTTGCCGGCTTTCAAACA ATTTGGGGCGGATgccaaaataattcattttattggCTCGTCGAAGCCTTGGCTACAATATTTCAACACGGAAACGAGAAAAGTACAACCGACCCCCGATGTTAAACACTTAGAAGCAATTTTGCAACAATGGTGGAATATTTTTTGCCTTCTGATCCACCCTACTCTAACTCCCGACATG GCTCGAAGCAGTTCAGATGTTACGCACACTAAGTCCTTTCGCACTTCCCCCGAACCTAAAATTATAATTCGGGATCCTTGGGAGGAGTACGACCTTAAACAATCCTCTCTTCCTGATCCGAGTCAGGAACAGTCCCAGTCCCCGATTTCCGAGATATTTGAGCCACAAATAAAGCCTGTTGAATCTCACAATACAAATGCAGATACTGCCAGCCATGAAACTAGTTCCTTAATCCCGTGTGATAACCAATTCGAAGACTGCGACCCTATTCCTATCATTGAGACTGATCATGTTCCTGAGCTTTTGCACATTGAACCTGAACCTGAACCTGAACCTGAACCTATTTCTCCCGTGCCATCAATTGACTGTGAAGCTGCCGCTGTTTGTGAAAAGACATTGCACACACCCCCTTGTGGAGATAAGACTGAT ACTGGATTAGCTGGCGCCTTTGCCCAGCTAACTTTAGGTGCGCCCAGGACTGCGGAACAAAGTGCCCTTGATGATCATTTGAGACGACAAGGCTGGGAAGTTGGTAACATTGATTATATGGGAAGAGACTCGTTTGATAACATTTGGAACAAGATTTGTCAAACTCTTTCGGCGGCATTACCGGAAGACGCTCCCAAAACTACAG AAGCGCCACCTCCATCGACTGATGCAAAACCGATTGAGAAAAGCCTAACCGAAG CACCAGCAGCTCCTCAAGAAGCTGCAGAACCACCTAAACCGCAAGAAACTCAACCAATTTCCACAGAATGCCCAATTACACCAAAACCCAAAGAAGAAACTCCACAATGTCCATTGGCTGCAAAACCGAAAGAAAGTGAAGTTCCTCAAATCCCTGCTGCTCCCCAACCAATTGAAACCCCAACCTCTCAGCCTCAAATTCAACCTCAACCAATTTCCACAGAAAGCCCACAATGTCCAATTACACCAACACCCAAAGAAGAAACTCCGCAATGTCCCTTGGCTCCAAAACCGAAAGAAAGCGAAGTTCCTCAAACTCCTGCTGCTCCTCAACCAATTGCAACCCCAACTCCACAGCCTCAAATTCAACCAACTGAAACTCCTCTTGCACCCCCAACTCCCCCTGCAACCGCACCTCAATGCCCTATAGCTCTTCCACCAAAAGATGCAGCTCCAGTAGTTCCCCAAACACCACCAGCTAAAGCTGCAGAACAACCTCCAGCTCCAGCTGCACCTCAAACACCACCAGTTCCTGCAACTGCACCACAAACACCGCCAGTTGGAGCCGCAGAACAACCTCCAGCTCCAGTTGCACCTCAAACACCACCAGTGCCAGCTAAAGAGCAACCTCCAACTCCAGTTGTAGCTGCAGAACAACCTCCAACTCCAGTTGTACCGCAAACGCCACCAGTCCCAGCAAAAGAACAACCTCCAACTCCTACAGCCCCACAACCACCAGTTGAAGCTGCAAAACAACCTCCAACTCCTACCGCATCACAAGCACCAGAAACAGCTGCCGTTGCGGCTCAAACTCCGCCAGTTGCAGCTCCAGAACAACCACCTGCTCCGGCTGCACCTCAAACACCACCTGTTCCAGCTGCAGCTGCGCCACAACCACCGCCAGCTGCTGCTCCAGTAGTACCTCAAACACCACCAGTTCCAGCAAAAGAACAACCTTCAACACCAGTTGTCGCTGCAGAACAACCTCAAACACCACCAGTTCCAGCAAAAGAACAACCTCCAACTCCAGTTGTCGCTGCAGATCAACCTCAAACACCCCCAGTTCCTGCAAAAGAACAACTTCCAACTCCTGCTGCACCGCAAACACCGCCAGTTGCAGCTGCAGAACAACAAACACCACAGACAGCTCCAGCTGCGGTTGCACAACAGCCGCCTCCAGCCGCAGCTGCGCCTGCGGAAGCTGGAAAAGGCAAACCTGAATCAAAACAGTCGAAACCTGAAACAGCACAAGGTGCCGCATCTGTAGCATCGCCCACTCCTCCACCTCGTAAAGGAAGTGGAGGTGGAAAGAAATCGAAATCGaagaaataa
- the LOC656402 gene encoding nascent polypeptide-associated complex subunit alpha, muscle-specific form isoform X3 codes for MGGFAWVTLATNDSYSLGALVLAHSLKQVGSKHQLAVLVTPGVTNPMRAKLATVFDLVQEVNILDSKDESNLRLLKRPELGVTFTKLHCWRLTQFDKCVFLDADTLVLQNCDELFEREELSAAPDVGWPDCFNSGVFVFRPSNETYDKLVQFAVEKGSFDGGDQGLLNLYFSDWATKDISKHLPFIYNLCSTACYSYLPAFKQFGADAKIIHFIGSSKPWLQYFNTETRKVQPTPDVKHLEAILQQWWNIFCLLIHPTLTPDMPKDRCDNYKARSSSDVTHTKSFRTSPEPKIIIRDPWEEYDLKQSSLPDPSQEQSQSPISEIFEPQIKPVESHNTNADTASHETSSLIPCDNQFEDCDPIPIIETDHVPELLHIEPEPEPEPEPISPVPSIDCEAAAVCEKTLHTPPCGDKTDTGLAGAFAQLTLGAPRTAEQSALDDHLRRQGWEVGNIDYMGRDSFDNIWNKICQTLSAALPEDAPKTTAPAAPQEAAEPPKPQETQPISTECPITPKPKEETPQCPLAAKPKESEVPQIPAAPQPIETPTSQPQIQPQPISTESPQCPITPTPKEETPQCPLAPKPKESEVPQTPAAPQPIATPTPQPQIQPTETPLAPPTPPATAPQCPIALPPKDAAPVVPQTPPAKAAEQPPAPAAPQTPPVPATAPQTPPVGAAEQPPAPVAPQTPPVPAKEQPPTPVVAAEQPPTPVVPQTPPVPAKEQPPTPTAPQPPVEAAKQPPTPTASQAPETAAVAAQTPPVAAPEQPPAPAAPQTPPVPAAAAPQPPPAAAPVVPQTPPVPAKEQPSTPVVAAEQPQTPPVPAKEQPPTPVVAADQPQTPPVPAKEQLPTPAAPQTPPVAAAEQQTPQTAPAAVAQQPPPAAAAPAEAGKGKPESKQSKPETAQGAASVASPTPPPRKGSGGGKKSKSKK; via the exons ATGGGAG GTTTCGCGTGGGTGACTTTGGCCACGAACGACTCGTACTCTTTGGGGGCCCTAGTTCTGGCGCATTCCCTGAAGCAGGTCGGGAGCAAGCACCAGTTGGCTGTGCTTGTGACTCCGGGAGTCACAAACCCGATGAG agcGAAGCTCGCAACTGTGTTTGATCTCGTTCAGGAAGTCAATATTTTGGATTCGAAAGATGAGTCGAACCTCCGGTTGTTGAAACGGCCTGAGTTGGGGGTTACATTTACGAAATTGCACTGTTGGCGCCTCACACAGTTCGacaaatgtgtatttttggATGCAGACACGTTG GTATTACAAAACTGTGATGAGTTGTTTGAGCGGGAGGAGTTATCAGCAGCGCCTGACGTTGGCTGGCCTGACTGCTTCAACTCGGGGGTTTTCGTTTTCCGGCCCTCGAACGAAACTTACGATAAGTTGGTACAGTTTGCGGTAGAAAAGGGCAGTTTTGAtg gggGGGACCAGGGATTgcttaatttatatttttccgaTTGGGCGACCAAAGATATTAGTAAACATTTGCCCTTCATTTACAATCTTTGCTCAACGGCGTGTTACTCCTATTTGCCGGCTTTCAAACA ATTTGGGGCGGATgccaaaataattcattttattggCTCGTCGAAGCCTTGGCTACAATATTTCAACACGGAAACGAGAAAAGTACAACCGACCCCCGATGTTAAACACTTAGAAGCAATTTTGCAACAATGGTGGAATATTTTTTGCCTTCTGATCCACCCTACTCTAACTCCCGACATG CCTAAAGACAGATGTGATAATTATAAG GCTCGAAGCAGTTCAGATGTTACGCACACTAAGTCCTTTCGCACTTCCCCCGAACCTAAAATTATAATTCGGGATCCTTGGGAGGAGTACGACCTTAAACAATCCTCTCTTCCTGATCCGAGTCAGGAACAGTCCCAGTCCCCGATTTCCGAGATATTTGAGCCACAAATAAAGCCTGTTGAATCTCACAATACAAATGCAGATACTGCCAGCCATGAAACTAGTTCCTTAATCCCGTGTGATAACCAATTCGAAGACTGCGACCCTATTCCTATCATTGAGACTGATCATGTTCCTGAGCTTTTGCACATTGAACCTGAACCTGAACCTGAACCTGAACCTATTTCTCCCGTGCCATCAATTGACTGTGAAGCTGCCGCTGTTTGTGAAAAGACATTGCACACACCCCCTTGTGGAGATAAGACTGAT ACTGGATTAGCTGGCGCCTTTGCCCAGCTAACTTTAGGTGCGCCCAGGACTGCGGAACAAAGTGCCCTTGATGATCATTTGAGACGACAAGGCTGGGAAGTTGGTAACATTGATTATATGGGAAGAGACTCGTTTGATAACATTTGGAACAAGATTTGTCAAACTCTTTCGGCGGCATTACCGGAAGACGCTCCCAAAACTACAG CACCAGCAGCTCCTCAAGAAGCTGCAGAACCACCTAAACCGCAAGAAACTCAACCAATTTCCACAGAATGCCCAATTACACCAAAACCCAAAGAAGAAACTCCACAATGTCCATTGGCTGCAAAACCGAAAGAAAGTGAAGTTCCTCAAATCCCTGCTGCTCCCCAACCAATTGAAACCCCAACCTCTCAGCCTCAAATTCAACCTCAACCAATTTCCACAGAAAGCCCACAATGTCCAATTACACCAACACCCAAAGAAGAAACTCCGCAATGTCCCTTGGCTCCAAAACCGAAAGAAAGCGAAGTTCCTCAAACTCCTGCTGCTCCTCAACCAATTGCAACCCCAACTCCACAGCCTCAAATTCAACCAACTGAAACTCCTCTTGCACCCCCAACTCCCCCTGCAACCGCACCTCAATGCCCTATAGCTCTTCCACCAAAAGATGCAGCTCCAGTAGTTCCCCAAACACCACCAGCTAAAGCTGCAGAACAACCTCCAGCTCCAGCTGCACCTCAAACACCACCAGTTCCTGCAACTGCACCACAAACACCGCCAGTTGGAGCCGCAGAACAACCTCCAGCTCCAGTTGCACCTCAAACACCACCAGTGCCAGCTAAAGAGCAACCTCCAACTCCAGTTGTAGCTGCAGAACAACCTCCAACTCCAGTTGTACCGCAAACGCCACCAGTCCCAGCAAAAGAACAACCTCCAACTCCTACAGCCCCACAACCACCAGTTGAAGCTGCAAAACAACCTCCAACTCCTACCGCATCACAAGCACCAGAAACAGCTGCCGTTGCGGCTCAAACTCCGCCAGTTGCAGCTCCAGAACAACCACCTGCTCCGGCTGCACCTCAAACACCACCTGTTCCAGCTGCAGCTGCGCCACAACCACCGCCAGCTGCTGCTCCAGTAGTACCTCAAACACCACCAGTTCCAGCAAAAGAACAACCTTCAACACCAGTTGTCGCTGCAGAACAACCTCAAACACCACCAGTTCCAGCAAAAGAACAACCTCCAACTCCAGTTGTCGCTGCAGATCAACCTCAAACACCCCCAGTTCCTGCAAAAGAACAACTTCCAACTCCTGCTGCACCGCAAACACCGCCAGTTGCAGCTGCAGAACAACAAACACCACAGACAGCTCCAGCTGCGGTTGCACAACAGCCGCCTCCAGCCGCAGCTGCGCCTGCGGAAGCTGGAAAAGGCAAACCTGAATCAAAACAGTCGAAACCTGAAACAGCACAAGGTGCCGCATCTGTAGCATCGCCCACTCCTCCACCTCGTAAAGGAAGTGGAGGTGGAAAGAAATCGAAATCGaagaaataa
- the LOC656402 gene encoding proteoglycan 4 isoform X1 yields the protein MGGFAWVTLATNDSYSLGALVLAHSLKQVGSKHQLAVLVTPGVTNPMRAKLATVFDLVQEVNILDSKDESNLRLLKRPELGVTFTKLHCWRLTQFDKCVFLDADTLVLQNCDELFEREELSAAPDVGWPDCFNSGVFVFRPSNETYDKLVQFAVEKGSFDGGDQGLLNLYFSDWATKDISKHLPFIYNLCSTACYSYLPAFKQFGADAKIIHFIGSSKPWLQYFNTETRKVQPTPDVKHLEAILQQWWNIFCLLIHPTLTPDMPKDRCDNYKARSSSDVTHTKSFRTSPEPKIIIRDPWEEYDLKQSSLPDPSQEQSQSPISEIFEPQIKPVESHNTNADTASHETSSLIPCDNQFEDCDPIPIIETDHVPELLHIEPEPEPEPEPISPVPSIDCEAAAVCEKTLHTPPCGDKTDTGLAGAFAQLTLGAPRTAEQSALDDHLRRQGWEVGNIDYMGRDSFDNIWNKICQTLSAALPEDAPKTTEAPPPSTDAKPIEKSLTEAPAAPQEAAEPPKPQETQPISTECPITPKPKEETPQCPLAAKPKESEVPQIPAAPQPIETPTSQPQIQPQPISTESPQCPITPTPKEETPQCPLAPKPKESEVPQTPAAPQPIATPTPQPQIQPTETPLAPPTPPATAPQCPIALPPKDAAPVVPQTPPAKAAEQPPAPAAPQTPPVPATAPQTPPVGAAEQPPAPVAPQTPPVPAKEQPPTPVVAAEQPPTPVVPQTPPVPAKEQPPTPTAPQPPVEAAKQPPTPTASQAPETAAVAAQTPPVAAPEQPPAPAAPQTPPVPAAAAPQPPPAAAPVVPQTPPVPAKEQPSTPVVAAEQPQTPPVPAKEQPPTPVVAADQPQTPPVPAKEQLPTPAAPQTPPVAAAEQQTPQTAPAAVAQQPPPAAAAPAEAGKGKPESKQSKPETAQGAASVASPTPPPRKGSGGGKKSKSKK from the exons ATGGGAG GTTTCGCGTGGGTGACTTTGGCCACGAACGACTCGTACTCTTTGGGGGCCCTAGTTCTGGCGCATTCCCTGAAGCAGGTCGGGAGCAAGCACCAGTTGGCTGTGCTTGTGACTCCGGGAGTCACAAACCCGATGAG agcGAAGCTCGCAACTGTGTTTGATCTCGTTCAGGAAGTCAATATTTTGGATTCGAAAGATGAGTCGAACCTCCGGTTGTTGAAACGGCCTGAGTTGGGGGTTACATTTACGAAATTGCACTGTTGGCGCCTCACACAGTTCGacaaatgtgtatttttggATGCAGACACGTTG GTATTACAAAACTGTGATGAGTTGTTTGAGCGGGAGGAGTTATCAGCAGCGCCTGACGTTGGCTGGCCTGACTGCTTCAACTCGGGGGTTTTCGTTTTCCGGCCCTCGAACGAAACTTACGATAAGTTGGTACAGTTTGCGGTAGAAAAGGGCAGTTTTGAtg gggGGGACCAGGGATTgcttaatttatatttttccgaTTGGGCGACCAAAGATATTAGTAAACATTTGCCCTTCATTTACAATCTTTGCTCAACGGCGTGTTACTCCTATTTGCCGGCTTTCAAACA ATTTGGGGCGGATgccaaaataattcattttattggCTCGTCGAAGCCTTGGCTACAATATTTCAACACGGAAACGAGAAAAGTACAACCGACCCCCGATGTTAAACACTTAGAAGCAATTTTGCAACAATGGTGGAATATTTTTTGCCTTCTGATCCACCCTACTCTAACTCCCGACATG CCTAAAGACAGATGTGATAATTATAAG GCTCGAAGCAGTTCAGATGTTACGCACACTAAGTCCTTTCGCACTTCCCCCGAACCTAAAATTATAATTCGGGATCCTTGGGAGGAGTACGACCTTAAACAATCCTCTCTTCCTGATCCGAGTCAGGAACAGTCCCAGTCCCCGATTTCCGAGATATTTGAGCCACAAATAAAGCCTGTTGAATCTCACAATACAAATGCAGATACTGCCAGCCATGAAACTAGTTCCTTAATCCCGTGTGATAACCAATTCGAAGACTGCGACCCTATTCCTATCATTGAGACTGATCATGTTCCTGAGCTTTTGCACATTGAACCTGAACCTGAACCTGAACCTGAACCTATTTCTCCCGTGCCATCAATTGACTGTGAAGCTGCCGCTGTTTGTGAAAAGACATTGCACACACCCCCTTGTGGAGATAAGACTGAT ACTGGATTAGCTGGCGCCTTTGCCCAGCTAACTTTAGGTGCGCCCAGGACTGCGGAACAAAGTGCCCTTGATGATCATTTGAGACGACAAGGCTGGGAAGTTGGTAACATTGATTATATGGGAAGAGACTCGTTTGATAACATTTGGAACAAGATTTGTCAAACTCTTTCGGCGGCATTACCGGAAGACGCTCCCAAAACTACAG AAGCGCCACCTCCATCGACTGATGCAAAACCGATTGAGAAAAGCCTAACCGAAG CACCAGCAGCTCCTCAAGAAGCTGCAGAACCACCTAAACCGCAAGAAACTCAACCAATTTCCACAGAATGCCCAATTACACCAAAACCCAAAGAAGAAACTCCACAATGTCCATTGGCTGCAAAACCGAAAGAAAGTGAAGTTCCTCAAATCCCTGCTGCTCCCCAACCAATTGAAACCCCAACCTCTCAGCCTCAAATTCAACCTCAACCAATTTCCACAGAAAGCCCACAATGTCCAATTACACCAACACCCAAAGAAGAAACTCCGCAATGTCCCTTGGCTCCAAAACCGAAAGAAAGCGAAGTTCCTCAAACTCCTGCTGCTCCTCAACCAATTGCAACCCCAACTCCACAGCCTCAAATTCAACCAACTGAAACTCCTCTTGCACCCCCAACTCCCCCTGCAACCGCACCTCAATGCCCTATAGCTCTTCCACCAAAAGATGCAGCTCCAGTAGTTCCCCAAACACCACCAGCTAAAGCTGCAGAACAACCTCCAGCTCCAGCTGCACCTCAAACACCACCAGTTCCTGCAACTGCACCACAAACACCGCCAGTTGGAGCCGCAGAACAACCTCCAGCTCCAGTTGCACCTCAAACACCACCAGTGCCAGCTAAAGAGCAACCTCCAACTCCAGTTGTAGCTGCAGAACAACCTCCAACTCCAGTTGTACCGCAAACGCCACCAGTCCCAGCAAAAGAACAACCTCCAACTCCTACAGCCCCACAACCACCAGTTGAAGCTGCAAAACAACCTCCAACTCCTACCGCATCACAAGCACCAGAAACAGCTGCCGTTGCGGCTCAAACTCCGCCAGTTGCAGCTCCAGAACAACCACCTGCTCCGGCTGCACCTCAAACACCACCTGTTCCAGCTGCAGCTGCGCCACAACCACCGCCAGCTGCTGCTCCAGTAGTACCTCAAACACCACCAGTTCCAGCAAAAGAACAACCTTCAACACCAGTTGTCGCTGCAGAACAACCTCAAACACCACCAGTTCCAGCAAAAGAACAACCTCCAACTCCAGTTGTCGCTGCAGATCAACCTCAAACACCCCCAGTTCCTGCAAAAGAACAACTTCCAACTCCTGCTGCACCGCAAACACCGCCAGTTGCAGCTGCAGAACAACAAACACCACAGACAGCTCCAGCTGCGGTTGCACAACAGCCGCCTCCAGCCGCAGCTGCGCCTGCGGAAGCTGGAAAAGGCAAACCTGAATCAAAACAGTCGAAACCTGAAACAGCACAAGGTGCCGCATCTGTAGCATCGCCCACTCCTCCACCTCGTAAAGGAAGTGGAGGTGGAAAGAAATCGAAATCGaagaaataa